One segment of Ipomoea triloba cultivar NCNSP0323 chromosome 12, ASM357664v1 DNA contains the following:
- the LOC115997936 gene encoding uncharacterized protein LOC115997936, whose protein sequence is MSSTVVAAGTSSAAYSRGRSVNRATPSLPQCQKTSFQGVSLQDSRRGISNLFLAEKGVSLSVTKGKRDLVITARTAAKNIEVEVDKPLGLTLGQKSGGGVVITAVENGGNAAKAGLKAGDQVLYTSSFFGDELWPADKLGFTKTAIQAVPESCYFVVSRGADVDVKRLPKRPAPPRFGRKLTDAQKARATHICLDCGYIYTLQKPFEEQPDGYVCPQCRAPKKRFLPYDVNTGKAVGGGLPPIGVIIGLLVGIGGVGALLVYGLQ, encoded by the exons ATGTCATCAACGGTTGTCGCCGCCGGCACCTCCTCCGCCGCGTACTCCAGAGGCAGATCAGTCAACAGAGCCACTCCCTCCCTTCCCCAATGCCAG AAAACTAGTTTTCAAGGGGTATCACTTCAAGACTCCAGAAGGGGCATCTCCAATTTGTTCTTGGCTGAGAAGGGTGTTAGTTTGAGCGTtacaaaaggaaaaagagaCCTTGTGATCACTGCCAGAACTGCTGCCAAGAACATTGAGGTTGAAGTTGACAAGCCATTGGGACTCACTCTTGGTCAAAAATCTGGTGGTGGGGTTGTCATTACT GCTGTGGAAAATGGTGGAAATGCTGCCAAAGCAGGGCTCAAGGCTGGTGACCAAGTGCTCTACACCAGCAGCTTTTTTGGGGATGAACTTTGGCCAGCTGACAAGCTTGGGTTTACAAAGACAGCAATCCAGGCCGTGCCCGAATCTTGTTACTTCGTTGTTAGCAG GGGAGCTGATGTAGATGTTAAAAGACTGCCAAAGCGTCCGGCTCCTCCTCGCTTTGGAAGGAAATTAACCGATGCTCAAAAG GCCCGAGCAACGCATATATGCCTTGATTGTGGATACATCTACACGTTGCAGAAGCCTTTCGAAGAGCAG CCGGATGGCTACGTATGTCCCCAGTGCAGGGCCCCAAAGAAGAGGTTTTTACCGTATGATGTCAACACTGGAAAAGCGGTTGGCGGAGGGCTGCCTCCTATCGGAGTCATCATCGGGCTTTTAGTTGGGATTGGTGGTGTTGGAGCTCTGCTAGTTTATGGACTTCAATGA
- the LOC115998371 gene encoding protein MODIFYING WALL LIGNIN-1 gives MERNVLLICSVVGFLGILSAVTGFAAEATRIKGSQVEFTSPSECVYPRSPALGLGLTAAVALMVAQIVVNVATGCICCRKGPHQSNSNWTLALVCFVVSWFTFVIAFLLLLTGAALNEQHGEENMYFGNYYCYVVKPGVFAGAAVLSLASVSLGMVYYLTLISAKNTNDPWCPPAPSSQGGIAMGQPQFPPQTTQDPVFVHEDTYMRRQLA, from the exons atggaaagaaatgTGCTACTAATCTGCTCTGTAGTTGGATTCCTAGGGATATTATCTGCTGTTACCGGATTTGCTGCTGAAGCCACGAGGATTAAG GGTTCTCAAGTTGAATTCACTTCACCTTCAGAATGTGTATACCCCAGGAGTCCCGCACTGGGCCTTGGATTGACTGCAGCTGTAGCTCTCATGGTTGCTCAAATTGTTGTGAATGTTGCAACTGGATGTATTTGTTGCAGAAAAGGTCCACATCAGTCGAACTCTAACTGGACATTGGCGCTcgtttgttttgttgtttcctG GTTCACATTTGTCATAGCATTTCTGCTTCTGCTTACGGGTGCAGCACTGAATGAACAACATGGTGAAGAGAACATGTACTTTGGCAACTACTACTGCTACGTAGTTAAACCTGGAGTTTTTGCCGGAGCTGCTGTCCTGTCCCTTGCAAGTGTTTCTCTCGGGATGGTCTATTATCTCACCCTGATTTCTGCAAAGAACACAAACGACCCATGGTGTCCACCGGCTCCTTCGAGTCAAGGTGGCATTGCAATGGGGCAACCCCAATTTCCTCCTCAAACCACTCAGGACCCAGTTTTTGTGCATGAAGATACTTACATGAGGAGGCAACTTGCTTGA
- the LOC115999622 gene encoding uncharacterized protein LOC115999622: MDFRSLTRRELQALCKKNKIHANITNVAMADALQALDLVEGIEDFLKPSESETAISSVELPHKSDISSRSVPSRTARRKTVKNETETSQTSTRTRNSTRRKLAGNEVVETPIVPTVGRSAAAKEKQDVQTPGAVLTSQKREAKEKSSVSQVYTIRRSARLAAKRLKESGKQDNERSDRTITFDNFSEAATEGLEVDFRQCSLHYEDEVEKAGIDLKTASDEGLDSKKAKDGDLSFEFENLNLLNNELKVDMPKSSEELATSDNSNAIIENNVGMLLSNKLGEGEELNDDKAKELDSSLDVEPANFVLAENSINNGLSDGKESHSDECLNVPDSCDVEVGLQDPHAHVTPKSSPGLDQEVAKSDMVPKQKDRANEHNANKISTCEAGDADFSPDGYSESIGISSGKESHCDDGVNLPDLYDGEVGPDSSLQLGQVTVSDGMILPKQLKEPSNEQISVSEVEGADFQCKVQEVVGKDGNIHISDCEVQGADIQCKRPQIVGNDMVHLGNEDDPNTEEDDPNTEENDLQYKVQEAVGKDDNIKHSSDCEVQGADIQSKVQQLFGNDMVQLENEDEPNTEEISDLKDDNADHQCRNQEAVDNHLVLSKQLNNEDETNPKEISYPVGEGPLDEVTSHEDEATSEDEGTTQASSVTSDELEEFRGDENGPKAKGISYYENTTEDIFESSDEISDAELTTEAGSESLDLELEKLTGDEKEPNDEWLLYSDDEDAIGTNSKSLDGEGSLDKLTGDEKETNNEGLSYPEDEDGIDTNSESLDGEGSLEKMRGDEKEPNNEGLSYPEDEDGIDTNSESLDGEGSLEKMRGDEKEPNNEGLSYPEDEDGIDSNSESLDGEGSSEEIRGDEKEPNDEGLSYPEDEDGIDTNSESLDGEGSLEKMRGNEKEPNDEGLSYPEDEDGLDTNSEILDGEGSLEKMRGDEKEPNNEGLSYPEDEDEDANEGLSYPEDEDEDATEARSASSGRKESLNEFAAGDIWQLSNEAESKNIESSELLEDASETNVDAAIGDKNPVQEYVQNSAGKEPSGLQNVTETPFVFLESSVPKGGTPLSAVAFDHKQIPTGSAGANLGHTIQMICSTPVKTSSIKTPTKTPITILSAGVKSVSDDKENVDNSGRKLVRIKEKNKKHHEDCSPREIAKSNANTKEATRPALQQLEENCLVDSSGNTVEV; encoded by the exons ATGGATTTCCGAAGCCTCACTAGGAGAGAGCTCCAAGCTCTATGCAAGAAGAACAAAATTCATGCGAACATCACCAACGTTGCTATGGCGGACGCTCTGCAAGCGCTTGATCTC GTGGAAGGTATTGAAGATTTCCTGAAACCGTCAGAATCTGAAACTGCAATTTCATCGGTTGAATTACCTCACAAGTCAGATATAAGCTCACGAAGTGTTCCTTCTAGAACTGCGCGGCGAAAGACGGttaaaaatgaaactgaaacTTCTCAGACCTCGACTAGGACTCGCAACTCTACGAGAAGAAAGCTTGCAGGAAATGAGGTTGTCGAGACTCCGATTGTGCCTACTGTTGGACGAAGTGCAGcagcaaaagaaaaacaagatgTTCAGACACCAGGTGCTGTGCTGACTAGCCAAAAAAGGGAAGCAAAGGAGAAGAGTTCAGTTAGCCAAGTATACACCATTCGAAGATCCGCAAGGTTAGCCGCAAAACGTTTGAAGGAATCAGGCAAACAGGATAATGAAAGATCAGATCGGACCATTACATTCGATAACTTTTCTGAAGCAGCGACTGAAGGTTTGGAAGTGGACTTTAGGCAGTGTTCTCTTCACTACGAGGATGAAGTAGAGAAAGCTG GTATTGACTTGAAAACAGCATCTGATGAGGGTTTGGATAGTAAAAAAGCAAAGGATGGTGACCTCTCATTTGAATTTGAGAATCTAAACCTGTTAAACAACGAACTGAAAGTTGATATGCCTAAAAGCTCTGAAGAACTAGCTACCAGTGACAACTCTAACGCAATCATTGAAAATAATG TTGGCATGCTACTGTCTAACAAACTAGGAGAAGGGGAAGAGTTGAATGATGACAAAGCTAAGGAACTTGATAGCTCATTGGATGTTGAACCTGCCAATTTTGTCTTGGCTGAGAATTCCATAAATAATGGTTTATCTGATGGCAAGGAATCACATAGTGATGAATGCTTGAATGTGCCTGATTCATGTGATGTTGAAGTAGGTTTGCAAGATCCACATGCCCATGTTACTCCAAAATCCTCTCCGGGGTTAGATCAGGAGGTTGCTAAAAGTGACATGGTACCTAAGCAAAAGGATAGAGCCAATGAGCACAATGCAAACAAAATCTCTACATGTGAGGCTGGAGATGCTGATTTTAGCCCGGATGGGTATTCAGAGAGTATAGGTATATCTTCTGGAAAGGAATCACACTGTGATGACGGTGTGAACTTGCCTGATCTATATGATGGTGAAGTTGGTCCAGATTCCTCATTGCAACTAGGCCAGGTGACCGTTAGTGATGGCATGATTCTACCCAAGCAATTGAAAGAGCCCAGCAATGAACAAATCTCTGTCAGTGAGGTTGAAGGTGCTGATTTTCAGTGCAAAGTCCAGGAGGTTGTTGGCAAGGATGGCAACATACACATTTCTGACTGTGAAGTTCAAGGTGCTGATATTCAGTGTAAACGCCCACAAATTGTTGGCAATGACATGGTTCATTTAGGTAATGAGGATGATCCAAACACAGAAGAAGATGATCCAAACACAGAAGAAAATGATCTTCAATATAAAGTCCAGGAGGCTGTTGGCAAGGATGACAACATTAAACACAGTTCTGACTGTGAAGTTCAAGGTGCTGATATTCAGTCTAAAGTCCAACAGCTTTTTGGCAATGACATGGTTCAGTTAGAGAATGAGGATGAGCCAAACACTGAAGAAATTTCTGACCTTAAAGATGATAATGCTGATCATCAGTGCAGAAACCAAGAGGCTGTTGATAATCACTTGGTTCTATCCAAGCAGTTGAACAATGAGGATGAAACAAACCCCAAAGAAATTTCTTACCCTGTAGGTGAAGGACCATTAGATGAAGTTACAAGTCATGAGGATGAGGCCACGTCAGAGGATGAAGGTACTACACAAGCTAGCTCTGTGACTTCAGATGAACTGGAAGAATTCAGAGGTGATGAGAATGGGCCAAAGGCCAAAGGAATTTCTTACTATGAAAATACTACGGAAGATATCTTTGAGAGTTCAGATGAGATTTCGGACGCAGAACTTACTACTGAAGCTGGATCTGAGAGTTTGGACTTAGAACTGGAGAAATTGACTGGTGATGAGAAAGAGCCCAACGATGAATGGCTTTTATattctgatgatgaagatgCTATAGGTACCAACTCTAAGAGTTTAGATGGAGAAGGGTCATTGGATAAATTGACAGGCGATGAGAAAGAGACCAACAATGAAGGGCTTTCATATCCTGAGGATGAAGATGGTATAGATACTAACTCTGAGAGTTTAGATGGAGAAGGGTCATTGGAGAAGATGAGAGGTGATGAGAAAGAGCCCAACAATGAAGGGCTTTCATATCCTGAGGATGAAGATGGTATAGATACTAACTCTGAGAGTTTAGATGGAGAAGGGTCATTGGAGAAGATGAGAGGTGATGAGAAAGAGCCCAACAATGAAGGGCTTTCATATCCTGAGGATGAAGATGGTATAGATAGTAACTCTGAGAGTTTAGATGGAGAAGGGTCATCTGAGGAGATAAGAGGTGATGAGAAAGAGCCCAACGATGAAGGGCTTTCATATCCTGAGGATGAAGATGGTATAGATACTAACTCTGAGAGTTTAGATGGAGAAGGGTCATTGGAGAAGATGAGAGGTAATGAGAAAGAGCCCAACGATGAAGGGCTTTCATATCCTGAGGATGAAGATGGTTTAGATACTAACTCTGAGATTTTAGATGGAGAAGGGTCATTGGAGAAGATGAGAGGTGATGAGAAAGAGCCCAACAATGAAGGGCTTTCATATcctgaggatgaagatgaagatgctAATGAAGGGCTTTCATATcctgaggatgaagatgaagatgctACAGAAGCTAGGTCTGCGAGTTCAGGGAGAAAAGAATCACTGAATGAATTTGCAGCAGGTGACATTTGGCAGTTGAGCAACGAGGCAGAGAGCAAGAACATTGAAAGTTCTGAACTTTTGGAAGATGCTTCAGAAACTAACGTGGATGCTGCTATTGGGGATAAAAACCCAGTGCAAGAATATGTGCAGAACTCTGCAGGAAAAGAACCATCAGGATTGCAGAATGTGACTGAGACTCCTTTTGTATTCTTGGAATCTTCGGTCCCTAAAGGTGGCACTCCACTCTCAGCTGTGGCATTTGATCATAAGCAGATCCCTACTGGCTCGGCAGGAGCAAATTTAGGTCACACCATTCAGATGATCTGCTCGACACCAGTGAAGACATCTTCAATCAAGACACCAACGAAAACACCAATTACCATATTGTCAGCAGGAGTAAAGTCTGTGTCGGATGACAAGGAGAATGTTGATAACAGTGGCAGAAAACTGGTTCGTATTAAGGAGAAGAATAAAAAGCACCATGAAGATTGCAGCCCGAGGGAGATCGCAAAAAGCAATGCTAACACCAAG GAAGCTACCAGGCCAGCTTTGCAACAACTAGAAGAGAACTGTTTGGTTGACTCCTCAGGAAACACCGTTGAAGTCTAG
- the LOC116000495 gene encoding ADP-ribosylation factor 1-like 2, whose protein sequence is MGQAFRKLFDTFFGNSEMRVVMLGLDAAGKTTILYKLHIGEVLSTVPTIGFNVEKVQYKNVMFTVWDVGGQEKLRPLWRHYFNNTDGLIYVVDSLDRERIGKAKQEFQAIIRDPFMLNAVILVFANKQDMKGAMTPMEVCDGLGLYDLRNRKWHIQGTCALRGDGLYEGLDWLASTLKEHKAAGFSSVGPSTF, encoded by the exons ATGGGACAAGCTTTCCGCAAGCTCTTTGATACCTTCTTCGGCAACAGCGAGATGAGG GTTGTGATGCTTGGGCTTGATGCAGCTGGCAAAACAACCATACTGTATAAACTGCACATAGGAGAAGTTCTATCAACAGTTCCTACCATTG GTTTCAATGTGGAAAAGGTGCAGTATAAGAATGTGATGTTCACTGTCTGGGATGTTGGTGGGCAGGAGAAATTAAGGCCACTTTGGAGGCATTACTTCAACAACACAGATGGACTG ATATATGTTGTTGACTCTTTGGACCGAGAGAGAATTGGAAAGGCCAAACAAGAGTTTCAG GCCATCATCAGAGATCCTTTTATGCTTAATGCAGTCATCTTGGTTTTTGCTAACAAACAAGACATG AAAGGGGCAATGACTCCAATGGAAGTTTGTGATGGCCTTGGTCTCTATGACCTTAGGAACAGAAAATGGCATATACAAGGGACATGTGCCCTCAGAGGGGATGGACTTTATGAGGGACTGGACTGGTTGGCAAGTACATTGAAGGAGCACAAGGCTGCTGGGTTCTCCTCAGTAGGCCCTTCAACCTTTTGA
- the LOC115999712 gene encoding ERAD-associated E3 ubiquitin-protein ligase HRD1B-like: protein MLRLQTYAGLSLIATLAVIYHAFNSRGQFYPATVYLSTSKICLVVLLNMGLVIMCILWQLTKKIFLGSLREAEVERLNEQSWREVMEILFAITIFRQDFSVTFLAMVTTLLLIKALHWLAQKRVEYIETTPTVPLLSHIRIVSFMGFLLFIDSLFLYNSVNYLIQTRQASVSLFFSFEYMILATATVSTFVKYIFYVSDMLMEGQWERKAVYTFYLELIRDLLHLSMYLCFFLVIFINYGVPLHLIRELYETFRNFKIRIADYIRYRKITSNMNDRFPDATPEELNASDATCIICREEMTTAKKLICGHLFHVHCLRSWLERQHTCPTCRAQVVPPENGASQTGPTGPRADSQQGTSVASSSQGSQADGERNSNINQHQARIQAAASAASIYGKSFVYTYTPSHAQLWSPGFAMRPPPNKPSDGSASVSSGGEHALGEHSQPLQFANASFAQFPQYAFVPFQLPGHADIGSSSGPLTGDMHPEVQKKVIEEQIKALQHQLTLLPKPNTENKTAAAETCDGKGKAVSSSS from the exons ATGTTGAGGCTGCAAACATATGCAGGGCTGAGTCTAATAGCTACACTGGCTGTCATTTACCATGCTTTCAATAGTAGAGGCCAATTTTACCCAGCAACGGTTTACTTATCAACCTCGAAGATCTGTCTGGTGGTTCTCCTTAACATGGGTCTGGTCATTATGTGCATTTTGTGGCAATTAACAAAGAAAATATTCCTTGGTTCCCTTCGGGAGGCGGAGGTCGAGAGGCTCAATGAGCAGTCATGGCGGGAAGTCATGGAAATACTTTTCGCCATCACAATCTTCCGACAAGACTTTTCAGTTACATTTCTTGCTATGGTTACTACACTTCTGCTTATCAAGGCTTTGCATTGGTTGGCTCAGAAGAGAGTTGAGTACATTGAAACAACCCCAACAGTTCCTTTGTTGTCCCACATCCGCATTGTCTCCTTCATGGGGTTTCTCCTCTTTATAGATAGTCTCTTTTTGTACAACTCCGTAAACTACTTGATACAGACAAGACAGGCTTCGGTTTCTCTCTTCTTTTCATTTGA GTACATGATCCTTGCAACAGCTACTGTGTCAACATTTGTGAAATATATATTCTATGTTAGTGACATGCTTATGGAAGGACAGTGGGAGAGAAAGGCTGTCTACACATTCTACTTAGAACTTATCCGAGACTTACTTCATTTGTCTATGTACCTTTGCTTCTTCCTTGTCATTTTTAT CAACTATGGTGTACCTCTGCATTTGATTCGGGAGCTTTATGAGACATTTCGCAACTTCAAAATTCGTATTGCTGATTACATACGCTATCGGAAGATCACTTCAAACATGAATGATCGTTTTCCAGATGCTACACCAGAAGAACTCAATGC AAGTGATGCTACCTGCATCATTTGCCGTGAGGAGATGACTACCGCAAAGAAACTCATTTGTGGGCATCTTTTCCATGTGCATTGCCTCCGTTCATGGTTGGAAAGGCAGCACACCTGTCCTACCTGCAGAGCCCAAGTTGTGCCTCCTGAAAATGGGGCAAGTCAAACAGGGCCAACAGGACCACGAGCTGATTCTCAGCaag GAACAAGTGTTGCAAGTTCATCCCAGGGTTCACAAGCTGATGGTGAGCGAAATAGCAATATTAACCAGCATCAAGCTAGGATACAAGCTGCTGCTTCTGCTGCTTCAATATATGGGAAATCTTTTGTTTATACTTACACTCCCTCACATGCACAATTGTG GTCCCCTGGATTCGCCATGCGTCCTCCCCCCAATAAACCTTCAGATGGCTCTGCTAGTGTAAGCTCAGGCGGTGAGCATGCTCTGGGTGAACATTCACAGCCACTTCAGTTCGCAAACGCAAGCTTTGCTCAGTTTCCACAGTATGCTTTTGTTCCCTTCCAACTTCCTGGGCATGCTGACATTGGATCTAGCAGTGGGCCCCTTACTGGAGATATGCATCCCGAGGTTCAGAAGAAAGTCATAGAAGAACAAATTAAG GCTCTGCAACACCAGCTCACTCTTCTACCTAAGCCAAATACTGAGAACAAGACTGCTGCTGCAGAAACTTGCGATGGCAAGGGAAAAGCCGTGTCCTCATCATCTTAG
- the LOC115997945 gene encoding uncharacterized protein LOC115997945, which translates to MPSFNAVQKQRRAAIADRKRAVHGDPVTGKLKQKPQPLSVSGKRKRKLFKKWRREQKEAMEKGLITMEDVEMAVADGTALNANKHPVNFRVKKSSKLKLKQLKKKKGKSKTKSEKQAAETSGDAMVE; encoded by the exons ATGCCGAGCTTTAACGCGGTGCAGAAGCAGAGGCGAGCGGCAATAGCCGATCGAAAGAGAGCGGTACACGGCGATCCCGTCACCGGAAAGCTTAAGCAGAAACCTCAACCACTCTCCGTCTCCGGCAAGCGTAAGCGCAAGCTCTTCAAAAAATGGCGCAGG GAGCAAAAGGAGGCCATGGAGAAAGGTTTAATCACTATGGAAGATGTTGAGATGGCTGTAGCTGATG GGACAGCTTTGAATGCCAATAAGCATCCTGTGAATTTCCGAGTAAAGAAGAGTTCAAAGCTTAAATTGAAGCAGCTCAAGAAGAAGAAAG GTAAGAGCAAAACAAAATCCGAAAAACAAGCTGCAGAGACTTCTGGGGATGCCATGGTAGAGTGA